GGGCCAGGCCGGCGTTGGCCATCAGCGCGAGGGCCGGCTCGGCGCGGCGCATCGCGTTCGCGACCAGCGCCAGCAGGCCGAGCACCAGCACGATCCACACGGCCTTCTCGGCCGCGCCGGTCAGCCCGGTGCGCACGATGACCGCTTCGATGGCCTGGTTGGTGGCGAACGCGGTGCCGCTGACGCCGCCGCCGCTCAGGCCGCCCTGGAACCAGTAGTGGATGGAGCCGCCGAAGTCCGCGACGAACCCGATCACGGTGGCGACGCCGAACGTGATGGCCGAGGTGACGGCCGACCGGTAGTCGCGGCGGATCAGGAAGAACAACACGAACGCGGCCGGGGTGAGCTTGAGGGCCGCCGCCAGCCCGATGCCGAACCCGCGCGGCCAGACGGTGCGCCCGGCCAGGCAGTCGATCGTGACCAGGGCCATCATGATGATGCTGACCTGCCCGAAGCCGAACGTCTGGCTCACCGGCTCGAGGAAGACGGTCAGCGGAAGCACGACCGACGCGACGGCGACGCCCCCGTCCCGCCCGAGCTGCGGCCGGACCGCGCGGGCGACCAGGTAGACGGTGACGAACATGCTGAGGCCGTTGAGGATGTACAGGGTCACCACGGAGGCGTCCCACGGCAGCATCGCCAGCGGCGACAGCAGCAGCGCGGCGAACGGCGGGTAGACGAACGGCAGCTCCGCGCCGTTGGCGACCTCCGGCAGGGTGCCGTACATGTCGCGGCCGTCCC
The window above is part of the Amycolatopsis thermoflava N1165 genome. Proteins encoded here:
- a CDS encoding glycosyltransferase family 87 protein, which codes for MRKYLWLVPVPCAVWLFFAVQGMMHYLPTRPQIDLEVYRYGVQAWWDGRDMYGTLPEVANGAELPFVYPPFAALLLSPLAMLPWDASVVTLYILNGLSMFVTVYLVARAVRPQLGRDGGVAVASVVLPLTVFLEPVSQTFGFGQVSIIMMALVTIDCLAGRTVWPRGFGIGLAAALKLTPAAFVLFFLIRRDYRSAVTSAITFGVATVIGFVADFGGSIHYWFQGGLSGGGVSGTAFATNQAIEAVIVRTGLTGAAEKAVWIVLVLGLLALVANAMRRAEPALALMANAGLALLVSPTSWSHYYVWVVPALVVVLGVTVRRALERSWLAVAWFAWGALTAVFFVWAPFHNLPETDFPVVHRDWTFPEQLSAATYVLVGVALLLAFAIPRQKARELPMPVMPARRPAGAASR